The Lycium barbarum isolate Lr01 chromosome 12, ASM1917538v2, whole genome shotgun sequence genome includes a region encoding these proteins:
- the LOC132622954 gene encoding agamous-like MADS-box protein AGL29, whose protein sequence is MERKVSRGRQKIEMKLVECKESRYVTFSKRKQSLFMKADKLSTLMGADVGVLLFSPSGKTYSYGSTSIENIINRFLEWRLDNPHVVDQPDVGKAFDDLYEEFQVVNEKKESRKRRYEILYPGSEIPPDKRRLEQLVALKLRLDKIKKDAKNNILAERAKLDLNIVPDLYEGESSGTMKQC, encoded by the coding sequence ATGGAAAGGAAGGTGAGTAGGGGTAGGCAAAAGATTGAGATGAAGTTGGTTGAATGTAAAGAATCACGCTACGTTACCTTTTCAAAAAGGAAACAAAGCCTGTTCATGAAAGCGGATAAGCTTTCAACTTTGATGGGAGCAGATGTTGGCGTTCTCCTCTTTTCACCTAGTGGAAAGACATATTCCTATGGCTCCACTAGTATCGAAAATATAATTAATAGATTCCTGGAATGGAGGCTAGATAATCCCCATGTTGTTGATCAACCTGATGTGGGGAAGGCCTTTGATGATCTCTATGAAGAATTTCAGGTAGTGaacgagaagaaagaaagtcgAAAAAGAAGGTATGAGATCTTGTATCCTGGTTCAGAAATACCGCCTGATAAACGCAGGTTGGAGCAGTTGGTAGCACTCAAGTTGCGGCTGGACAAAATAAAAAAAGATGCAAAAAATAATATTCTGGCTGAGCGAGCCAAATTGGATTTGAATATTGTCCCGGATCTATATGAGGGGGAGAGTTCTGGAACTATGAAGCAATGCTAA